The Candidatus Bathyarchaeota archaeon genome includes the window CCACTATCCTCGCGAGCTCGATTGAGACCTCGTCTGGCGGGCCTGGCTCTATCTCCGGAGAGGCTAATGGAACGATCTCCGCGTTGCATATGAGGATACCCTCGCCGGGTGTATCCTCAAAGGGAGGCCCGTAGGAGATCTCTATCCCGGCTATAACCCTCGTATTCCCGATGAAGACCTCCGATGAGCCGTCAGCCTTCTCTATTACTCCGGTCTTCACCTTTATATCCCGATAGTCCTCTAGCCCCCTTCCATCCAGACGTTTCCCTGAGGATATGGCCTCCTGGATCCTCTTCAGCTTCAGGCGTGATGTGAGCCCTCCCCTCCCAGACTTCAATCCTCCTCCCCCTCCTTCTTGACCTCGTATTTCCTCTTCAGGGCCTCCCTCTGAACCTCATATATCCTCCTGCACCCCTCTATGGCGAGGTTTACGCACCGGTCCAGCTCCTCCGTCGAGAGGAGGCCGTCCATCTGGAGTAGGGTTATGCTTTCCAAGTTGGGCATGTACGCTAAGGGTAGGTCTGCCTCTCCATACTTATCCTCGTGGTCGTTAAGGTCCAGCACTATCCTCCCATCGTATTTACCCGCAGAGCAGGCCGCGACGAGGTCCTTCAGGGGTATGCCAGCATCCGCTAGGGCCACGGCCGCTGCCGTGATGGAGGCGCAGCGGGTTCCGCCGTCTGCCTGAAGGACCTCCGCGTAGACGTCTATCGTCGATCTCGGGTACCTCTCCAGGAATATGGCCGGCTCTAGGGCGTATCTCATAACCATAGTTATCTCTATATCCCTCCTCGAGGGGGCTGGGGACCTCCTCGGCTCGGTGGAGAATGGGGCCATGTGGTACCTGCATCTAAGGATCCCAGTGTGGGGCCTGGCCAGATGCTTTGGGTGCATCTCCCTAGGGCCGTAGACCCCCACGATTATCTTATTCCTCCCCATCTCGATATATGCAGAGCCATCCGCGTTGGGTAGGACCCCGCTCTCGATCCTGATCTCCCTGAGCTCGTCCCATCTCCTCCCGTCGACCCTCCTCCACTCCTCATCCGAGCTCAAATCTTACCCTCCTTCCAACATCTTAGATACTCCTGTATCCTGTTGGTGAGACCCGTTGTGTGGGCCTCCATCTCTATCCTCCTAATCACCTTTACCACCATATCCTCCTGCTCCCTGCTACTCCCCTTGACAACTATTCTAC containing:
- a CDS encoding exosome complex exonuclease Rrp41, which produces MSSDEEWRRVDGRRWDELREIRIESGVLPNADGSAYIEMGRNKIIVGVYGPREMHPKHLARPHTGILRCRYHMAPFSTEPRRSPAPSRRDIEITMVMRYALEPAIFLERYPRSTIDVYAEVLQADGGTRCASITAAAVALADAGIPLKDLVAACSAGKYDGRIVLDLNDHEDKYGEADLPLAYMPNLESITLLQMDGLLSTEELDRCVNLAIEGCRRIYEVQREALKRKYEVKKEGEED